A region of Sugiyamaella lignohabitans strain CBS 10342 chromosome A, complete sequence DNA encodes the following proteins:
- a CDS encoding aldo-keto reductase superfamily protein (NADPH-dependent alpha-keto amide reductase; reduces aromatic alpha-keto amides, aliphatic alpha-keto esters, and aromatic alpha-keto esters; member of the aldo-keto reductase (AKR) family; protein abundance increases in response to DNA replication stress; GO_component: GO:0005737 - cytoplasm [Evidence IEA,IEA]; GO_component: GO:0005737 - cytoplasm [Evidence IDA] [PMID 14562095]; GO_component: GO:0005634 - nucleus [Evidence IEA,IEA]; GO_component: GO:0005634 - nucleus [Evidence IDA] [PMID 14562095]; GO_component: GO:0005886 - plasma membrane [Evidence IDA] [PMID 16622836]; GO_function: GO:0004032 - alditol:NADP+ 1-oxidoreductase activity [Evidence IDA,ISS] [PMID 11306085]; GO_function: GO:0004033 - aldo-keto reductase (NADP) activity [Evidence IDA] [PMID 17140678]; GO_function: GO:0051268 - alpha-keto amide reductase activity [Evidence IDA] [PMID 15564669]; GO_function: GO:0051269 - alpha-keto ester reductase activity [Evidence IDA] [PMID 15564669]; GO_function: GO:0016491 - oxidoreductase activity [Evidence IEA,IEA]; GO_process: GO:0043603 - cellular amide metabolic process [Evidence IDA] [PMID 15564669]; GO_process: GO:0006725 - cellular aromatic compound metabolic process [Evidence IDA] [PMID 16268655]; GO_process: GO:0042180 - cellular ketone metabolic process [Evidence IDA] [PMID 17140678]; GO_process: GO:0034599 - cellular response to oxidative stress [Evidence IGI] [PMID 17919749]; GO_process: GO:0055114 - oxidation-reduction process [Evidence IEA,IEA]): MSFGKSTWADWVIDDEEEIFAILKKAYDSGLRTWDTANVYSAGESEILIGKFLKKYNIPRSTVVILTKVFGFTNADPELPDSGPDDINRINRHGLSRKHIFDSVAASVKRLGTYIDVLQIHRCDKSTPYAETMEALHDVIKSGDVRYIGASSMFAYQFAQYQFAAERNGWTKFISMQNHYSAIYREEEREMIPYCKETGVGLIPWGPVAAGVLTRPHKDLAATARGKKEADSPQRRFGVSQADKTTIDRVEELAKKHNTSMATVATAWAIAKGTVPIVGFSKPSRIDDAIAALHLKLTDEEISYIDEPYEPKIIIGHQ; the protein is encoded by the coding sequence ATGTCTTTTGGCAAGTCCACTTGGGCTGACTGGGTTATtgatgacgaggaggaGATTTTCGCTATTTTGAAGAAGGCTTATGACTCAGGTTTGAGAACCTGGGATACTGCTAATGTTTACTCGGCAGGTGAGTCGGAGATTCTTATTGGCAAGTTCTTGaagaaatataatattcCTCGTTCGACTGTGGTGATTCTGACCAAGGTTTTCGGGTTTACTAATGCTGATCCTGAACTTCCTGACTCGGGTCCTGATGATATTAATCGTATTAACAGACACGGATTGTCTCGTAAACACATTTTCGACTCTGTCGCTGCTTCTGTCAAGCGTCTGGGTACTTATATCGATGTTCTTCAGATCCACCGTTGTGATAAGAGCACTCCTTATGCCGAGACTATGGAAGCTCTTCATGACGTTATCAAGTCTGGCGATGTTCGTTATATTGGAGCTTCGTCTATGTTCGCCTATCAGTTTGCCCAATACCAATTTGCTGCCGAGAGAAATGGCTGGACCAAGTTCATCTCCATGCAAAACCACTATTCGGCTATCTACCGTGAGGAGGAGCGTGAAATGATTCCTTACTGTAAGGAGACCGGAGTTGGTTTGATTCCTTGGGGacctgttgctgctggtgtgtTGACCCGTCCTCATAAGGATCtggctgctactgctagaGGAAAGAAGGAGGCCGACAGTCCTCAAAGGAGATTCGGTGTTTCTCAAGCCGACAAGACTACTATTGACCGAGTCGAGGAGCTCGCTAAGAAGCACAACACCAGCATGGCTACTGTCGCTACCGCCTGGGCTATTGCTAAGGGTACTGTGCCCATTGTTGGATTCAGCAAACCTTCTCGTATCGACGATGCTATTGCCGCTCTCCACCTCAAGCTCACTGACGAGGAGATCAGTTACATCGACGAGCCCTACGAGCccaaaatcatcatcgGCCACCAATAA